In Xyrauchen texanus isolate HMW12.3.18 chromosome 13, RBS_HiC_50CHRs, whole genome shotgun sequence, a single genomic region encodes these proteins:
- the LOC127654239 gene encoding dynamin-like 120 kDa protein, mitochondrial isoform X4 encodes MLRAGNVVSCMACRNLLPSRVGLKFRVPLQKLHPLSRAIHHHYSTSSNPQRQPHCSAARHYTSLSRLPMRPPKYRSGGNGYQQHRTFWVAHLAARLLKLRYILLGSAVGGGYTAKKTYDEWKDMLPDMSQYTWIVPDFVWELSENFDFDKLVNALPEMEEIAKLLPDMEKIGENFTFLKSLLSSETTGDSALRAPDVPPSSAAMSDSSDKQFKKSSDKEKVDQLQEELLRTQMKYQRMLERLEKENKELRKVVLQKDDKGIHQRKVKKSLIDLYSEVLDILSDYDSNYNTQDHLPRVVVVGDQSSGKTSVLEMIAQARIFPRGSGEMMTRSPVKVTLSEGPHHVAMFKDSTREFDLGKEEDLAALRHEIELRMRKSVKEGQTVSPETISLSVKGPGIQRMVLVDLPGVISTVTTGMASDTKETIFSMSKAYMQNPNAIILCIQDGSVDAERSIVTDLVSQMDPQGKRTIFVLTKVDLAEKNLASPNRIQQIVEGKLFPMKALGYFAVVTGKGSSNESIDSIKDYEEDFFQNSRLLREGMLKAHQVTTKNLSLAVSDCFWKMVRESVEQQADAFKASRFNLETEWKNNYPRLRELDRNELYEKAKNEILDEVISLSQVTPKHWESILQKKLWERVSTHVIENIYLPAAQTTNSGTFNTTVDIKLKQWTDKQLPHKALEVAWETLQEEFARFMAEYKGKDQDDIFDKLKEAVKDESIKRHKWNEKAMDSLRVIQHNALEDRSITDKPQWDAAIQFMEETLQSRLKDTESVISDMVGPDWKQRWLSWTNRTTEQHIRNETKNELERLLKLHEDHTAYLANDEVTTVRKNLEARGVEVDPALIKDTWHQLYRRHFLQKALLHCNLCRRGFYYYQRHFVDSELECNDVVLFWRIQRMLAITANTLRQQLTNTEVRRLEKNVKEVLEDFGEDNEKKVHLITGRRVQLAEELKKVREIQEKLEAFIEALHKEK; translated from the exons ATGTTACGAGCAGGAAATGTGGTTTCCTG CATGGCCTGCAGGAATCTGCTTCCCTCCAGAGTGGGGCTGAAGTTTCGAGTACCCCTGCAGAAGCTGCACCCCCTCTCCCGTGCCATCCACCACCACTACTCCACTAGCAGCAATCCACAGAGACAACCTCACTGCTCAGCTGCCCGCCATTACACATCTCTATCCAGACTCCCCATGCGGCCTCCCAAGTACCGGTCCGGAGGCAATGGCTATCAACAGCATCGCACCTTTTGGGTAGCCCATCTCGCTGCCAGACTGCTGAAATTGAGGTACATCTTGCTCGGTTCAGCAGTTGGAGGTGGATATACAGCAAAGAAG aCTTATGATGAATGGAAGGATATGCTTCCTGATATGAGCCAATACACATGGATTGTGCCAGACTTTGTTTGGGAGTTGAGTGAAAATTTTGACTTCG ACAAGCTTGTCAATGCTTTGCCTGAAATGGAGGAAATAGCCAAACTACTACCTGATATGGAAAAGATCGGAGAGAATTTTACTTTCCTGAAGAGCCTTCTCTCCAGTG AAACCACAGGTGACTCAGCCTTGAGAGCACCAGATGTCCCACCATCATCTGCAGCTATGTCTGACAGCAGTGataaacagttcaaaaag TCATCTGATAAAGAAAAAGTTGACCAGCTTCAGGAAGAACTTCTTCGAACACAG ATGAAGTACCAGCGGATGCTGGAGCGTCTGGAGAAGGAGAATAAGGAACTGAGGAAAGTCGTTTTGCAGAAAGATGACAAGGGTATTCACCAAAGAAAAGTCAAG AAGTCTTTGATTGATTTGTACTCTGAGGTCCTGGACATTCTCTCAGATTACGACTCAAACTACAATACACAAGATCACCTGCCAAGG GTGGTGGTAGTTGGAGACCAGAGTTCAGGAAAGACCAGTGTGTTGGAGATGATTGCTCAGGCCCGGATCTTCCCTAGAGGCTCTGGAGAAATGATGACTAGGTCTCCAGTCAAG GTGACATTGAGTGAAGGCCCCCACCATGTAGCAATGTTCAAAGACAGCACTCGGGAGTTTGACCTCGGGAAAGAGGAAGAT CTGGCAGCCCTAAGGCATGAAATCGAGCTTAGAATGAGGAAGAGTGTGAAGGAAGGCCAGACAGTCAGCCCAGAG ACCATCTCTTTAAGTGTTAAAGGCCCAGGAATCCAGAGAATGGTGCTGGTTGACTTGCCAGGAGTCATCAGT ACTGTGACAACTGGCATGGCCTCTGACACAAAAGAAACCATTTTCAGCATGAGTAAAGCCTACATGCAGAATCCAAATGCCATAATCCTCTGCATTCAGG atGGCTCAGTAGATGCAGAGCGTAGTATAGTCACTGATCTGGTCAGTCAGATGGACCCTCAGGGAAAAAGGACCATCTTTGTTCTTACCAAGGTTGACCTGGCAGAGAAGAACCTGGCTAGTCCAAACAGA ATCCAACAAATAGTTGAAGGCAAATTATTTCCAATGAAGGCATTGGGTTACTTCGCTGTTGTAACAGGCAAAG GTAGTAGCAATGAGAGTATAGATTCTATCAAAGACTATGAGGAAGACTTCTTCCAGAATTCCAGACTGTTAAG GGAAGGCATGTTGAAAGCTCACCAGGTGACCACAAAAAACTTGAGTCTTGCTGTGTCAGACTGCTTCTGGAAGATGGTGAGAGAGTCAGTAGAACAACAAGCAGATGCCTTCAAAG CATCCCGATTTAACCTGGAGACTGAGTGGAAGAACAACTACCCTCGTTTACGAGAGCTCGACAGG AACGAGCTCTATGAGAAGGCCAAAAATGAGATCTTGGACGAAGTGATCAGCTTGAGTCAGGTGACACCAAAACACTG gGAGTCCATCTTACAGAAAAAGCTGTGGGAGAGGGTGTCAACACATGTTATTGAGAACATCTACCTGCCTGCTGCTCAGACCACAAACTCTGGCACTTTCAACACCACTGTAGATATCAAACTCAAGCAGTGGACTGATAAACAACTTCCTCATAAAGCACTGGAG GTTGCTTGGGAGACGTTGCAGGAGGAGTTTGCTCGCTTCATGGCAGAATACAAAGGGAAAGACCAGGATGACATCTTTGATAAGCTTAAGGAAGCCGTCAAGGATGAGAGCATCAAACGACACAAGTGGAATGAAAAAGCCATGGACAGCTTG AGAGTGATTCAACACAATGCTCTGGAGGATCGATCTATCACAGACAAGCCCCAGTGGGACGCTGCTATTCAGTTCATGGAGGAAACGCTACAGTCTCGCCTTAAAGACA CGGAATCAGTAATATCAGATATGGTTGGGCCAGACTGGAAACAGAGGTGGTTGAGCTGGACAAATCGAACAACAGAGCAG CATATCCGTAATGAAACCAAAAATGAGTTGGAGCGTCTATTAAAGCTGCATGAGGATCACACTGCTTACTTGGCCAATGATGAGGTCACTACAGTACGCAAAAACCTGGAGGCACGAGGGGTGGAGGTTGACCCCGCACTG ATCAAGGACACGTGGCACCAGCTCTATCGGCGTCACTTCCTACAGAAAGCTTTGCTTCATTGTAACCTCTGCCGGCGAGGCTTCTACTACTACCAGAGGCACTTTGTAGATTCTGAG CTGGAGTGCAATGACGTGGTTTTGTTCTGGAGGATCCAGAGGATGTTGGCCATCACAGCTAATACTCTCCGACAACAGCTCACCAATACTGAGG TGCGGCGCTTAGAGAAGAACGTTAAAGAAGTCTTAGAGGACTTTGGAGAGGACAACGAGAAGAAAGTCCATCTGATCACAGGCAGGAGGGTTCAGCTGGCAGAAGAACTCA